A genomic segment from Desulfovibrio aminophilus encodes:
- a CDS encoding HD-GYP domain-containing protein, with translation MRIPLIDLLSALSGALDLVSPAVVGHHRRVAAIATALGRRLNLPPADITDLRLAALLHDVGAFSLKSRLDALVFDTNDLDHAEIGWRLLRALPRLERPARLVRWHHTRFDEFGDILDDPRTLLLGNLLNLADRVDVSLRRDRDLDTEARAAIRRIGMLRNRSFDPEALRALDDTVSANDLDPEFWHGAVRDARCTADCLELSLGDDEIPVFSRAFSQVIDFRSRFTATHSRGVAAVAHALAELQGLPEDIRARLLLAGDLHDLGKLAVPTEILEKPGPLDPREAEIMRSHAEIGERVLSQVPGLEDVAEFGCRHHERPNGRGYPRGLAGDRLRQPSLLVAAADVFTAVLEDRPYRPGMTLDKARSLLRSLADDNDLDPQAVDLLLAHTAQVDEARRQAQDEARLQFSAFARLSAA, from the coding sequence ATGCGCATCCCGCTCATCGATCTTCTCTCGGCCCTCTCCGGCGCGCTCGACCTCGTCAGCCCCGCCGTGGTCGGCCACCACCGCCGCGTGGCGGCCATCGCCACGGCCCTGGGCCGACGCCTCAACCTCCCGCCCGCCGACATCACGGACCTGCGCCTGGCCGCCCTGCTCCACGACGTGGGCGCCTTCTCCCTGAAAAGCCGCCTCGACGCCCTGGTCTTCGACACCAACGACCTGGACCACGCCGAAATCGGCTGGCGGCTGCTGCGCGCCCTGCCCCGGCTCGAACGCCCGGCCCGGCTCGTGCGCTGGCACCACACCCGCTTCGACGAGTTCGGCGACATCCTCGACGACCCACGCACCCTGCTCCTCGGCAACCTGCTCAACCTCGCCGACCGCGTGGACGTGTCCCTGCGCCGCGACCGCGACCTGGACACCGAGGCCCGCGCCGCCATCCGCCGCATCGGCATGCTCAGGAACCGCAGCTTCGACCCCGAGGCCCTGCGCGCCCTGGACGACACCGTCTCGGCCAACGACCTGGACCCAGAATTCTGGCACGGAGCCGTGCGCGACGCCCGCTGCACCGCCGACTGCCTGGAGCTCTCCCTGGGCGACGACGAAATCCCCGTCTTCTCCCGCGCCTTCTCCCAGGTCATCGACTTCCGCAGCCGCTTCACCGCCACCCACTCGCGCGGCGTGGCCGCCGTGGCCCACGCCCTGGCCGAACTGCAAGGACTCCCCGAGGACATCCGCGCCCGCCTCCTCCTGGCCGGAGACCTCCACGACCTGGGCAAGCTCGCCGTGCCCACGGAAATCCTCGAAAAACCCGGGCCCCTCGACCCCCGCGAGGCCGAAATCATGCGCAGCCACGCCGAAATCGGCGAACGCGTCCTCTCCCAGGTGCCCGGCCTGGAAGACGTGGCCGAGTTCGGCTGCCGCCACCACGAACGCCCCAACGGACGCGGCTACCCCCGGGGCCTCGCGGGCGACCGGCTCAGGCAGCCCTCCCTGCTCGTGGCCGCCGCCGACGTCTTCACCGCCGTGCTCGAAGACCGGCCCTACCGCCCCGGCATGACCCTGGACAAGGCCCGCTCCCTCCTGCGCTCCCTGGCCGACGACAACGACCTCGACCCCCAGGCCGTGGACCTGCTCCTGGCCCACACCGCCCAGGTGGACGAGGCCCGCAGACAGGCCCAGGACGAGGCCCGCCTCCAGTTCTCCGCCTTCGCCCGCCTGTCCGCCGCCTGA
- a CDS encoding type IV toxin-antitoxin system AbiEi family antitoxin — MELQVRPTLETARLSRNRSAGADIPPLLCARSVPPALGRALREEGLEYVDAAGNMFLDGPLGFVWIEGRSVGRKAGALPSALGVAGLKLVSVLLRRPEYLGATYRELAEAADVSLGMVAAAFSALRGQGLVGLGGDRARRLPRPLDLLRLWESGYAQRLRPKLWLGTFRPAPDHGLDGLAEAARREPGVFLAGGELGAAHLLGGLRPETAALHVRAPWREAAVRLRLLPAPDGPVTLLRDFGAVLPGPASGLAHPLFLRAELLLGRGRRLAEAAEALLRDHLLPELERHA, encoded by the coding sequence TTGGAACTCCAGGTCCGGCCGACCCTGGAGACCGCCCGCCTGTCGCGCAACCGGAGCGCCGGGGCCGACATCCCTCCGCTCCTGTGCGCCCGGTCCGTTCCGCCCGCCCTGGGCCGGGCCTTGCGGGAGGAAGGGCTGGAATACGTCGATGCCGCCGGAAACATGTTCCTGGACGGCCCGCTCGGATTCGTGTGGATCGAGGGCCGGTCCGTCGGGCGCAAGGCCGGGGCGCTTCCCTCGGCCCTCGGCGTGGCCGGGCTCAAGCTGGTGTCCGTGCTCCTGCGCCGCCCGGAATACCTCGGCGCGACCTATCGCGAACTGGCCGAGGCCGCCGACGTGTCCCTGGGCATGGTCGCGGCTGCGTTCAGCGCGTTGCGCGGCCAGGGGCTCGTGGGGCTCGGCGGGGACCGCGCGCGGCGTCTGCCGCGCCCCCTGGACCTGCTCCGGCTTTGGGAGTCGGGCTATGCCCAGCGCCTGCGCCCCAAGCTGTGGTTGGGGACGTTCCGCCCGGCCCCGGATCACGGCCTGGACGGGTTGGCCGAGGCCGCGCGCCGCGAACCCGGCGTGTTCCTGGCCGGTGGCGAGCTGGGGGCCGCGCATCTGCTCGGCGGCCTGCGGCCGGAAACCGCCGCGCTGCACGTCCGCGCTCCCTGGCGCGAGGCGGCCGTGCGTCTGCGCCTCCTGCCGGCCCCGGACGGTCCGGTGACCCTGCTTCGGGACTTCGGCGCGGTCCTTCCCGGCCCGGCCTCCGGCCTGGCCCACCCCCTGTTCCTGCGGGCGGAGCTTCTCCTGGGCCGGGGCCGTCGTCTGGCCGAGGCCGCCGAGGCCCTGCTGCGCGACCACCTGTTGCCGGAACTGGAACGCCATGCCTGA
- the tyrS gene encoding tyrosine--tRNA ligase: protein MNIFDEFKWRGLVHQVSDEDKVREYLSEPGRTMYCGFDPTAESLHIGNLVPLLSLARLQRAGHKPIVLLGGATGMIGDPSGKDKEREFSARELVLARAARIRAQAEAFFERNAGGKPLVVNNYDWTKDVTFLEMLRDTGKHFTVNWMLAKESVKGRIERDDVGISFTEFSYMLLQGFDFHHLYETYGCKLQIGGGDQWGNITAGTELIRRKAAGEAYAMTFPLITTASGKKFGKSEKGAIFMDPALTSPYAFYQFWLNSDDRDVVRLLKFFTFLSQEEIAALEREVETNPGGREAQKRLAAETTIMIHGRETLERVLAASEALFGKGDIRAVEPALLRAALESAPAVSYEAGNLPDLPQMLVDLGLSPSKGQARKDIQAGGLTLSGNKVADPAHVPAGADFLEGGVLVLRKGKKNYGLVTIRRD, encoded by the coding sequence ATGAATATCTTCGACGAGTTCAAATGGCGCGGGCTGGTGCATCAGGTCTCCGACGAGGACAAGGTCCGCGAGTACCTTTCCGAGCCCGGGCGGACCATGTATTGCGGCTTCGACCCCACGGCCGAGAGCCTGCACATCGGCAACCTCGTGCCCCTGCTCTCCCTGGCCCGGCTCCAGCGCGCCGGTCACAAGCCCATCGTGCTCCTGGGCGGAGCCACGGGCATGATCGGCGACCCCTCGGGCAAGGACAAGGAGCGCGAATTCTCGGCCCGTGAACTCGTCCTGGCCCGCGCGGCGCGCATCCGCGCCCAGGCCGAGGCCTTCTTCGAGCGCAACGCGGGCGGCAAGCCCCTCGTGGTCAACAACTACGACTGGACCAAGGACGTCACCTTCCTGGAGATGCTCCGCGACACGGGCAAGCACTTCACCGTGAACTGGATGCTGGCCAAGGAGTCGGTCAAGGGCCGCATCGAGCGCGACGACGTGGGCATCTCCTTCACCGAATTCAGCTACATGCTCCTCCAGGGCTTCGACTTCCACCATCTCTACGAGACGTACGGCTGCAAGCTCCAGATCGGCGGCGGCGACCAGTGGGGCAACATCACGGCGGGCACCGAGCTCATCCGCCGCAAGGCCGCGGGCGAGGCCTACGCCATGACCTTCCCGCTCATCACCACGGCCTCGGGCAAGAAGTTCGGCAAGAGCGAGAAGGGCGCGATCTTCATGGACCCGGCCCTGACCAGCCCCTACGCCTTCTACCAGTTCTGGCTCAACAGCGACGACCGCGACGTGGTCCGGCTGCTCAAGTTCTTCACCTTCCTGTCCCAGGAGGAGATCGCCGCCCTGGAGCGCGAGGTGGAGACGAACCCCGGCGGCCGCGAGGCCCAGAAGCGCCTGGCCGCCGAGACCACGATCATGATCCACGGCCGCGAGACCCTGGAGCGCGTCCTGGCCGCCAGCGAGGCCCTCTTCGGCAAGGGCGACATCCGCGCCGTGGAGCCCGCGCTCCTGCGCGCGGCCCTGGAGAGCGCCCCGGCCGTGAGCTACGAGGCCGGGAACCTGCCCGACCTGCCCCAGATGCTCGTGGACCTCGGCCTGTCGCCCTCCAAGGGACAGGCCCGCAAGGACATCCAGGCGGGCGGCCTGACCCTCTCCGGGAACAAGGTCGCGGACCCGGCCCACGTTCCGGCCGGAGCCGACTTCCTGGAGGGCGGCGTGCTCGTGCTGCGCAAGGGCAAGAAGAACTACGGATTGGTGACGATCCGCCGGGACTGA
- a CDS encoding DedA family protein, which yields MELLQHVIAHYGYLALFIGTFLEGETIMLLCGFAAFTGHMDLTLVMLAGGAGTFFGDQLYFYIGRWKGMAVFERWPKLKTKAYRVACLLHRYRYAVILSFRFFYGLRNVTPFVIGMSPIKAWQYFGLNLVAAVVWSVTFASLGYLFGSAAEGVLHDVKRVEMYIFGVIILLAVAVWIIRKLRGKARHEVEECAAHTPAAEEQAIPPKDRQD from the coding sequence ATGGAACTGCTGCAGCACGTCATCGCGCACTACGGCTACCTCGCCCTGTTCATCGGCACGTTCCTGGAGGGCGAGACGATCATGCTCCTCTGCGGGTTCGCGGCCTTCACCGGGCACATGGACCTGACCCTGGTCATGCTCGCGGGCGGGGCCGGGACCTTCTTCGGGGACCAGCTCTACTTCTACATCGGCCGCTGGAAGGGCATGGCCGTGTTCGAGCGCTGGCCCAAGCTCAAGACCAAGGCCTACCGCGTGGCCTGCCTCCTGCACCGCTACCGCTACGCCGTGATCCTGAGCTTCCGCTTCTTCTACGGCCTGCGCAACGTCACGCCCTTCGTCATCGGCATGAGCCCCATCAAGGCCTGGCAGTACTTCGGCCTGAACCTCGTCGCCGCCGTGGTCTGGTCCGTGACCTTCGCCTCCCTGGGCTACCTCTTCGGCAGCGCGGCCGAGGGAGTGCTCCACGACGTGAAACGGGTGGAGATGTACATCTTCGGCGTCATCATCCTCCTGGCCGTCGCGGTCTGGATCATCCGCAAGCTGCGCGGCAAGGCCAGGCACGAGGTCGAGGAGTGCGCCGCCCACACCCCGGCCGCCGAGGAGCAGGCCATCCCGCCCAAGGACCGTCAGGACTGA
- a CDS encoding portal protein produces the protein MDEARIDSLLARRKSLEEARDPWLPTWEELSDYVLPRKNSFRGRASSRGRAGDEKIYDSTPCHALDLLASALGGLLTNPCLPWFTVRARDKRPADQEGVRTYVSEATERMSALFNSEASGFQAAAHELYLDVVLLGTGVLYVEADADCAVRFSARPLSEVCVAEDVRGVVDTVMRKYELTARQAVSQWGEACSEETRRRAEERPEEPVEILHAVFPRADRDPLGLGNRNFPFASVYVELGARRVLEESGYLEMPYMVPRWSKAAGEVYGRGPGLTALSDIRVLNAMSRTALMAAEKMSDPPLMVPDDGFLGPIRSGPGGLSYYRAGSGDRIEALPVAVDLKATESMMSARRDSIRAIFLNDQLQPPAAPMLSATEAVIRQSEKMRVLGPVLGRMQTEFLAPLVNRVFNILLRSGELPPLPGGVARRDLVIDYASPVARAQKQYEAQTLTQAMTYLAPLMQGGDAMGIMDNFNTDRIARHAVELFGAPEDYLVPEQHVRAARIRALGPAQEDGGEEPSSVFP, from the coding sequence ATGGACGAAGCGCGCATCGATTCCCTCCTGGCCCGGCGCAAGAGCCTGGAGGAGGCCCGCGACCCCTGGCTGCCCACCTGGGAGGAGCTTTCGGACTACGTGCTGCCGCGCAAGAACTCCTTCCGGGGCCGGGCCTCGTCCCGGGGCCGGGCGGGCGACGAGAAGATCTACGACTCCACGCCCTGCCACGCCCTGGACCTGCTGGCCTCGGCCCTGGGCGGCCTGCTCACCAACCCCTGCCTGCCCTGGTTCACGGTGCGGGCCCGGGACAAGCGGCCGGCCGACCAGGAGGGCGTGCGGACCTACGTGTCCGAGGCCACGGAGCGCATGTCCGCGCTGTTCAACTCCGAGGCCAGCGGGTTCCAGGCCGCGGCCCACGAGCTGTACCTGGACGTGGTCCTGCTCGGCACGGGCGTGCTCTACGTGGAGGCCGACGCGGACTGCGCCGTGCGCTTCTCGGCCCGGCCCCTGTCCGAGGTCTGCGTGGCCGAGGACGTGCGCGGGGTGGTGGACACGGTCATGCGCAAGTACGAGCTGACCGCGCGGCAGGCCGTGTCCCAGTGGGGCGAGGCCTGTTCCGAGGAGACGCGGCGCAGGGCCGAGGAGCGGCCCGAGGAGCCGGTCGAGATCCTGCACGCGGTCTTCCCGCGCGCGGACCGCGACCCCCTGGGCCTGGGCAACCGCAACTTCCCCTTCGCCAGCGTCTACGTGGAACTGGGCGCGCGGCGGGTGCTGGAGGAGTCCGGCTACCTGGAGATGCCCTACATGGTCCCGCGCTGGTCCAAGGCCGCCGGGGAGGTCTACGGCCGGGGCCCGGGGCTCACCGCGCTCTCGGACATCCGCGTGCTGAACGCCATGAGCCGCACCGCGCTCATGGCCGCCGAGAAGATGTCCGACCCGCCGCTCATGGTCCCGGACGACGGCTTCCTGGGGCCGATCCGCTCCGGCCCGGGCGGGCTGTCGTACTACCGCGCCGGGTCCGGCGACCGCATCGAGGCCCTGCCCGTGGCCGTGGACCTCAAGGCCACGGAGTCCATGATGTCCGCCCGGCGCGACTCGATCCGGGCGATCTTCCTCAACGACCAGCTCCAGCCCCCGGCCGCGCCCATGCTCTCGGCCACCGAGGCGGTCATCCGCCAGAGCGAGAAGATGCGCGTGCTCGGCCCGGTGCTCGGCCGGATGCAGACCGAGTTCCTGGCCCCGCTGGTGAACCGGGTCTTCAACATCCTCCTGCGCTCGGGCGAACTGCCGCCCCTGCCGGGGGGAGTCGCCCGGCGCGATCTGGTCATCGACTACGCCTCGCCCGTGGCCCGGGCCCAGAAGCAGTACGAGGCCCAGACCCTGACCCAGGCCATGACCTACCTCGCGCCCCTGATGCAGGGCGGCGACGCCATGGGGATCATGGACAACTTCAACACCGACCGCATCGCGCGGCATGCCGTGGAGCTGTTCGGCGCGCCCGAGGACTACCTCGTGCCGGAACAGCACGTCCGCGCCGCCCGCATCAGGGCCCTCGGCCCGGCACAGGAGGACGGGGGAGAGGAACCCTCTTCCGTCTTTCCGTAA
- a CDS encoding MliC family protein, producing MRILSATCLLLALAVPALAGSQAPGHGPVYGPYAYTCEDGSSFSAVFDNAAGPDGVVILTFPDGVTLTLPRAVSGSGIRYTDGKHEFWGKGDQASWAIGRRAPVSCSTRD from the coding sequence ATGCGCATCCTTTCCGCCACCTGTCTGCTCCTGGCCCTGGCCGTCCCGGCCCTGGCCGGAAGCCAGGCCCCGGGGCACGGCCCGGTCTACGGCCCCTATGCCTACACCTGCGAGGACGGCTCCTCGTTCAGCGCGGTCTTCGACAACGCCGCCGGTCCCGACGGCGTTGTCATCCTGACCTTCCCGGACGGCGTGACCCTGACCCTGCCCCGGGCCGTGTCCGGCTCGGGCATCCGCTACACCGACGGCAAGCACGAGTTCTGGGGCAAGGGCGACCAGGCCTCCTGGGCCATCGGCCGCCGCGCGCCGGTCAGCTGTTCGACGCGAGACTAG
- a CDS encoding TIGR00282 family metallophosphoesterase codes for MRILFLGDIVGRPGRKLVLERAPELRRELSLDLILANAENASAGIGLSARNAAELLEAVDLLTTGNHVWKYKDLVPVLQSEPRLLRPMNFPEAPGRGLAVLRPPDLPPVAVLNLQGRVFMDPIDCPFRAAEAALAGLPRDVMVRIVDFHAEASSEKIGLGLHLDGKVSALIGTHTHVQTNDAAILPGGSAFLTDAGMCGPFPSCLGMQPEAVLRRLMTGLPARFEVAETPAELRGALLEIDPDTGRALSIKAWRG; via the coding sequence ATGCGCATCCTCTTCCTCGGCGACATCGTGGGCCGGCCGGGCCGCAAGCTCGTGCTCGAACGCGCCCCGGAGCTGCGCCGCGAACTGTCCCTGGACCTGATCCTGGCCAACGCCGAGAACGCCTCGGCGGGCATCGGGCTTTCGGCCCGCAACGCGGCCGAGCTGCTGGAGGCCGTGGACCTGCTGACCACCGGCAACCACGTCTGGAAGTACAAGGACCTCGTGCCCGTGCTCCAGTCCGAGCCCAGGCTCCTGCGGCCCATGAACTTCCCGGAGGCCCCGGGCCGGGGCCTGGCCGTGCTGCGGCCGCCGGACCTGCCGCCCGTGGCCGTGCTCAACCTCCAGGGCCGGGTCTTCATGGACCCCATCGACTGCCCGTTCCGCGCGGCCGAGGCGGCCCTGGCCGGGCTGCCCCGGGACGTCATGGTGCGGATCGTGGACTTCCACGCCGAGGCCAGCAGCGAGAAGATCGGCCTGGGCCTGCACCTGGACGGCAAGGTCTCGGCGCTCATCGGCACCCACACCCACGTGCAGACCAACGACGCGGCCATCCTGCCCGGCGGCTCGGCCTTCCTGACCGACGCGGGCATGTGCGGGCCGTTCCCCTCCTGCCTGGGCATGCAGCCCGAGGCCGTGCTCCGGCGGCTCATGACCGGCCTGCCCGCGCGCTTCGAGGTGGCCGAGACCCCGGCCGAGCTGCGCGGCGCGCTCCTGGAGATCGACCCGGACACGGGCCGGGCCCTGTCCATCAAGGCCTGGAGGGGCTGA